The Bradysia coprophila strain Holo2 chromosome IV, BU_Bcop_v1, whole genome shotgun sequence genome includes a region encoding these proteins:
- the LOC119066304 gene encoding uncharacterized protein LOC119066304 has translation MITWLFVSGIQMILLINPTSGTIYQIQSTKAVYESLTDKVLVNATVSKLTGLTVYLNVFEEFAELLTDVSLMVDLNDRNTYDFDVVRRTINTCRLFSEPTYEPVVQFLYKLFLNSGNFPRECPIRKGLYYIKDMKADPKNLPQMMAGKKAILNIKHLATINEKMTLLVYYEVHFGVERLHERNGTTKPRKPNRNRNRNFD, from the exons ATGATAACCTGGCTTTTTGTTAGTGGCATTCAGATGATTTTGCTAATAAATCCGACATCAGGCACG ATATATCAGATACAGTCCACTAAGGCAGTGTATGAAAGTTTAACGGATAAGGTGTTGGTCAATGCTACCGTTAGTAAATTGACGGGTCTAACTGTCTACCTCAACGTGTTCGAAGAATTTGCCGAACTGTTGACTGACGTGAGCTTAATGGTTGATTTGAATGACAGAAATACTTATGATTTTGATGTTGTGAGACGAACGATCAACACATGTCGATTATTCAGTGAACCGACGTATGAACCTGTCGTCCAGTTTTTGTATAAACTATTTTTAAACAGTGGAAACTTTCCAAGAGAATGTCCTATTCGGAAA GGTCTCTATTACATCAAAGACATGAAAGCCGATCCCAAAAATCTACCCCAGATGATGGCAGGAAAGAAAGCCATTTTGAATATTAAACATTTAGCGacgataaatgaaaaaatgacGCTACTCGTTTATTACGAAGTACATTTTGGCGTTGAAAGATTGCATGAAAGGAACGGAACCACAAAGCCAAGAAAACCCAATCGAAATAGGAACCGGAATTTTGATTAG